From one Marinobacter sp. LV10MA510-1 genomic stretch:
- a CDS encoding restriction endonuclease subunit S has protein sequence MSARELITEHLDLWTSAVTQKSTRGRGSSGKIELTGIKRLRELILELAIQGKLVEQAPDEGTALELLDSICSEKNTQVKAKKFRNPKELPKVEAPEHPYSIPKNWEYCRLNDIGIWGAGATPKRGNSQYYNGQIPWFKSGELADDFIAVSEESITKLAVKETSVRMNSPGDVLIAMYGATIGKASILEVAGTTNQAVCACTSWSEISNRFLLLLLKTYRPRFIAMGAGGAQPNISREKIIGTVIGLPPEREQHRIVQKVDELMALCDRLEQQTSDQLEAHETLVDTLLGTLTQSKNATELADNWARLAAHFDTLFTTGQSIDKLKQTILQLAVMGRLVEQDAGDESTPELLEKICLEKQRRIQAKEIKLPKALHQQDSSNLPSIPRSWSWVNLGELISLMDAGWSPACPPQPAEPAAWGVLKTTAVQIMSYLEHENKKLPTSKAPKKQYEVRSGDILITRAGPKNRVGISCVVKETRSKLMISDKIIRFHLVEAGLSEQFVCLCLNAGETFRYLESAKSGMAESQMNISQDKLKAAPMPLCPAKEQHRIVQKVDELMALCDRLKECLNQASKTRCQLAEAVVEKALN, from the coding sequence GTGAGTGCGCGGGAACTGATTACCGAGCACTTGGATTTGTGGACAAGTGCGGTAACCCAGAAATCTACCCGTGGCCGAGGAAGCAGCGGCAAGATTGAGCTGACCGGAATTAAGAGACTGCGAGAGTTGATTTTGGAGTTGGCAATTCAAGGCAAACTCGTTGAGCAAGCCCCCGATGAGGGAACCGCCTTAGAGCTTCTTGATAGTATCTGCAGTGAAAAAAATACCCAGGTAAAAGCGAAAAAGTTCAGAAATCCCAAAGAGCTTCCTAAAGTTGAAGCCCCCGAACACCCATACTCCATCCCAAAAAACTGGGAATACTGCAGATTAAACGACATCGGCATTTGGGGTGCTGGGGCTACGCCGAAGCGCGGTAACTCACAATACTACAACGGCCAAATTCCATGGTTCAAATCTGGCGAGCTTGCTGACGACTTTATCGCCGTATCGGAAGAGTCCATTACCAAATTAGCTGTTAAAGAAACGTCTGTGCGAATGAACTCACCTGGGGACGTACTAATTGCCATGTACGGCGCAACAATTGGAAAGGCATCAATCCTAGAAGTCGCTGGCACTACTAATCAGGCTGTATGTGCCTGTACTTCATGGTCAGAAATTTCCAACCGATTCTTACTGTTACTGCTTAAAACCTACCGTCCCCGGTTTATTGCTATGGGTGCGGGTGGTGCGCAGCCCAATATATCTCGAGAAAAAATTATAGGGACAGTCATAGGGCTACCGCCAGAGAGGGAACAACATCGCATCGTCCAAAAAGTCGATGAACTCATGGCCCTCTGCGACCGATTGGAGCAACAAACCAGCGACCAGCTCGAAGCCCATGAAACCCTCGTGGACACCCTGCTCGGCACCCTCACCCAATCCAAAAACGCCACCGAACTGGCCGACAACTGGGCCCGCCTCGCCGCCCACTTCGACACCCTGTTCACTACCGGACAGAGTATCGACAAGCTCAAGCAGACCATTTTGCAACTGGCGGTGATGGGGCGTTTGGTGGAGCAGGATGCTGGGGACGAGTCAACTCCCGAACTGCTTGAAAAAATTTGCCTTGAGAAGCAGCGCCGCATTCAGGCAAAGGAGATAAAACTGCCCAAGGCACTGCACCAACAGGATAGTTCAAACCTTCCCAGCATCCCTCGAAGCTGGTCATGGGTAAACCTCGGTGAATTGATCAGCCTGATGGACGCAGGGTGGAGCCCAGCGTGCCCACCTCAGCCAGCAGAGCCTGCTGCTTGGGGAGTATTGAAGACCACGGCAGTGCAAATAATGAGTTACTTGGAGCATGAGAATAAGAAGCTCCCCACCAGCAAAGCTCCAAAGAAACAGTATGAAGTACGTAGCGGAGACATTCTCATAACTCGCGCAGGCCCAAAAAATCGGGTAGGAATTTCCTGTGTAGTTAAAGAAACCCGTTCCAAGCTAATGATTTCTGACAAAATCATCCGATTTCACCTGGTTGAAGCGGGGCTTTCTGAACAGTTTGTTTGCCTTTGCCTGAATGCCGGTGAAACCTTTCGGTATCTGGAAAGCGCTAAATCGGGTATGGCGGAAAGTCAGATGAACATCTCGCAGGACAAGCTTAAAGCTGCACCGATGCCGCTTTGCCCTGCCAAAGAGCAACACCGCATCGTCCAAAAAGTCGATGAACTCATGGCCCTCTGCGACCGATTAAAGGAATGCCTGAACCAAGCCAGCAAAACCCGCTGTCAATTGGCCGAGGCGGTCGTCGAAAAAGCACTCAACTGA